The DNA region AGGGTTCATCCTTTCCTGATTCTAGTCAGCTCTGATTCTCATAGTCTCCCAAAACCATTGCCTTGGCTACTTCGGTGTTTCCAAATGGGATTCCCGGCTGCAAACTCTGCCTCATTCTGTACGGGCACGCATTCTTCCAATGTCCCTCCTGCTTGCAATATGCGCATTGGTTAATGCCTAATCTATTCAGCCTTGGTCCTAAGTCATTAGGCAAGCAATTAAATCCAGCCCCCCTTCCCCGTCCGCGCACCGAGCCTCTTCCTCTACCTCGACCTGCAGGGTTGTGCTGGCCTCTGCGCTGCATCACCGCCAGCAGATGTCGCTGTTGTCTTTGAGAACTCTCCCTCTCGCGGTTATTGTACACTTCCCAAGCAGTCTCTAAGAGCCCATCCAGATCACGCAGCTCCGCGCCCTCCcgtttctgcagtttctttctgatAGCATCCTGCGACTGCCCTAAGAAAATCAGGGCCAGCTGCACCttagcttgctctgtttctgcgtctaaatctgtgtatttcctcGCCACCTCTTTAAGCCGCTCCAAAAACACAGACggggattctgttttctcttgcctgacatTATACAGTTTCGACCAATTAATTGTTTTTGGCATAGCATTTTGTACTTCAACAACTATCCACTCCTGGTATCTCCTCAGATTACTCATTCCTCTTGCAGTATTATAATCCCACATGGGATCTTCAGTTGGAAAATTCTGATCAACTGTCCCTGTGACAATCCCCTGCCTACTGTCTTCTCTAACTCGCTCACGGGCAGTtctcaacaccatttccttctctgtggagTCCATTAGAGTATCTAGTAATACCTGTATATCATCCCAATCAGGATTCTGGgttttcagaatcatctttaCAACTCGTGCCACTTTACTCGGGTTCTCCCGATAAGTTCCAGCAGATTGTTTCCAGAGCATCAGATCTCCTGGAGTGAAAGGTACTTTAACATATACGGGTCCTTCTGCCCCAACCCCCTGCCGAAGCGGTGCTAATATAGCACTGGGTGCCTGCTGTCTAACTTGAATATCCCGTTGCCGTGTTCGGTGGGATACTGGGGTAGTGGAATACTCCTGTTCCTctatttctacctcatcctccccatcaccttttactccagtatctctgggggctggtggggccgACGGagccactaataaatcaaaatcatcatcctccttatgctgcaaagcattttccactgccagacatttcatacatttcttctcagtcacacatccctTACATTGCTCATCCGATTTTGTACTAACGACCATTATCCCACACGCCTTCTTCcactcctctttccctcttaaGATAAAGAACAGTTCTACATATGGTATCTCATCCCATTTGCCCTCATGCCTACAAAATTGCATCAATTGTAGGATGATACTATAAtctaaagttccattttctggccaAAGAACCTGACCCTCTAAATCATACTGTGTccaccatacattacaatactcaaccaatttccttttttgcatttcttgcccaaactgcccctctttccaatgcatcagaATACACCCTAACGGTGATGACTTAGGTATCGGtggcattttataacagtccagaccagcaccaaacaacaaactaaaCAAACTTCCACgtaacaaataatacagattactgaaaaatacaagatcAGAACACTGTTGCCGAACCTGCAAAACGAATAATACAGAGTAGGAATGATACAGgtaacaaataatacagattactgaaaaatacagaacaatgCAGAACAGATCACTGATGccgaacctgcagagctttcgctGCTGTCTTACGGACGGCGCCTAGGCTTTCCTCTGGAGCTCCCTAGCCCAACCAAGCGTAGCTTTCGCCGCGTctaacaggcaggcttttaccAGACAGATCAGAAAATATGGTACCTTTCCGATTTGGGCACAGGACCCGTAGGAAAATTTAGTACTATTCCCAATTAGGCAGAAGACCCGACAAAGTTGGTACCATTCCCGATAAAGCACCGTGTCTTACCGATAACCCAGGTCCGTCGGGGGCAGCAGAGGTCGGCTGCGGTCGATGGCTCCCCGAGAATCACTCGGTGCCAGCTGGGAGGTCGGCTGCGGTCGATGGCTCCCCGAGAATCACTCGGTGCCAGCTGGAGCGAGATCGATGCGGGCCGCCTCAGCAATGCCCACGAGGTCCCATCTGGGTTGCCAaaactgttagcgtagagacaaacacataaccagtccaggtaggttatatgtggtgctttatttcgaggccccgggaacctggggtatacccaaatcaggttccaagaccATCCCGGCgcgtccgcaatttaacccttaagtgtttcataatctaatgtatattcaacagattacatcatttttcatgcatatgtattcgaaaattgtctcatcatttgtggacacctgcatttctttatcttcacttgactgcccttggtatgcttctggccttcacaaatgtagactgtgttcagataaggttgttagtgaaagcgtaggctctgctcggataaggttgtcagtacattctttctaagcactccctaatatcatacttgtgaaggttatatgtggtctgtgagaaaactgtcactgtctacagaaaCAGACAcgaagtctgcacaaacttaactataaagatcaacgaAGTTAAAGGCTAAATACAATACATATCAATTGccaaatacaatatacataacctataattctagTCTTACTTAATTAAActctaattcttcagctaaattaacatttttccaacACAGGGGCCAGGggagtccccgtcccccccaggATTGCCTGcccggctgctgctggctgagccctgggggcaGCTCCGTGCCCTTCGGGGCTGGGGGGATGCGATGTGGGGCCGGGCGATGCTTTTGGCCCTCTGGGGAGCtgtgcccctgcactccctgcccACTCCATGCAGACATGGAAAGGCTCTGGAGAAACAATGGCTTTTAATGAAATGACAAGAACAAAAAGGTCGCTAAAACTGCTCCCTCCTCAACACCCACCCCCCACTCACTCCCCACAAACAACAGCAACTCCCCAAACAAGAGGAACACTTGAAACAAACACTCCTCCCTGGTCGCTGGTCCCTGATGTGCCCAGACCTTGTAGGCCAGGGGCATACAGTGCACGGTAGAACAAGCAGCCATAGATGCAGCAGCCGAGGAGGGAATGTTGTCTGCGGTTGTAAAGCCACAGAAGGGATGAGCAAAGCTGCCTGGGAGAAACTACTGGAGTGGTGACAGAGCAGTCTGAATGCCAAGTACCTTAGTTCTGTCATGTGTGGGATACCCTTTGGCTCggcttgtgtttttttcctgcctggctGTAGTGTGAAATAGACGTGATGTTCctaaaaggaagcaaaatatctggattttttaaattatcaccTGGCATTGGGGTGACTTCTTTACTGTTTTAAGGGATGGGGGCGCgggcaggggcaggagcagggcaggggcaggagcaggggcagggggtgggggcagggcaggggcagggggcagggcaggggcagggcaggagcagggcaggggcagggggcGGGGCAGGGGCTACCCGCAGAACCGGTCTCTGCGCGCGGGGTCCGAGGTGCTTCGGCTGCCGCGGTAAGGGGATGTGTGGCTCCTGTGCTCTCTCGGGCGTTTTCCAGTtcggggcagggcaggagccgCTCCCGGCGCGGCGCGGGCGGTTTGTCCCCGCCCGGGATCTGCAGAGCGGTTCCTTAGTGTCGGGGTGCCGGTCCCCACGTGAAccgctgcagggctgctttggGGAACCGGGAGACTGAGCCTTTTGTTAGAGCGGGAGAGCGGCCCCAGGCGGGACAGGGAAGTTTGGTTAACGGCAGATTGAGAattcctcctgtccctgcaggtaGGAGGTTGACGTGAGTGTGACCCGTGAGTGTGACCGATTTTCTGGATTCGGAGCCGCCGTCTCCAGCGAAGGTCAGTCCTGCAGCGAGCTACCCCAGCCCAACCAGGGAGGAGGCAAGGGGAGGAGGCGGCTGGGCAAGAGcccccagggctgagctgttGGGGAGGGAGAGTGGAGAGTAAAGGCCTGGAACCGCCCGAGCGCTCGTTAGCTTTGGTGTTCTCGGAGTTGTGCACTGGCTTGAACTGTGTAGTTGGGGTGCGGGGGCTTCACTCCCTTTGGCTCATCTCGTCCTGGGCAGGAGTGCAAGTGGCTGCGCTGGGCAGACAGCGTGGGAAAGCAAGTGCCGCCGTGCCTGCCGGGGCCTGGAGGGACTCCAGCACCATCAGCCGTGCTGTCATCTGCCCGGGCTGGGGGGAGGCCTCTGCTGTGGTGCCCCCATCATTCCCTGAGACCTGTGCCCTCCTGCCGTGGggcagcctggaggagctgcctAAGGGGCTGCCGTGGGGCCGCggtggggtggtggggagcagccagagcccGGGGTGGGAGGATGGATGGCCAGGGTGGCGGGCGTCAGCGGTGCTTTGGGCGTGGGGCCGTGTCCGTGAGTCCTGCAGGGCCGCGTCTGTCCTGGCTCCCCTGCCAAAGGGCTGCTTGGCCTGGGGCAGGGGCCAGGggagtccccgtcccccccaggATTGCCTGcccggctgctgctggctgagccctgggggcaGCTCCGTGCCCTTCGGGGCTGGGGGGATGCGATGTGGGGCCGGGCGATGCTTTTGGCCCTCTGGGGAGCtgtgcccctgcactccctgcccACTCCATGCAGACATGGAAAGGCTCTGGAGAAACAATGGCTTTTAATGAAATGACAAGAACAAAAAGGTCGCTAAAACTGCTCCCTCCTCAACACCCACCCCCCACTCACTCCCCACAAACAACAGCAACTCCCCAAACAAGAGGAACACTTGAAACAAACACTCCTCCCTGGTCGCTGGTCCCTGATGTGCCCAGACCTTGTAGGCCAGGGGCATACAGTGCACGGTAGAACAAGCAGCCATAGATGCAGCAGCCGAGGAGGGAATGTTGTCTGCGGTTGTAAAGCCACAGAAGGGATGAGCAAAGCTGCCTGGGAGAAACTACTGGAGTGGTGACAGAGCAGTCTGAATGCCAAGTACCTTAGTTCTGTCATGTGTGGGATACCCTTTGGCTCggcttgtgtttttttcctgcctggctGTAGTGTGAAATAGACGTGATGTTCCTAAATGGAAGCAAAAtatctggattttttaaattatcaccTGGCATTGGGGTGACTTCTTTACTGTTTTAAGGGATGGGGGCGCgggcaggggcaggagcagggcaggggcaggagcaggggcagggggtgggggcagggcaggggcagggggcagggcaggggcagggcaggagcagggcaggggcaggagcaggggcagggggtgggggcaggccaggagcagggcaggggcagggcaggagcagggcaggagcagggcaggggcagggggcagggcaggagcagggcaggggcagggcaggagcagggggaggaggcagggcaggagcagggcaggggcagggcaggagcagggcacggggtgagggcaggggcagggggtgggggcAGGGCACGGGGTGGGGGCAGGGGGCGGGGCAGGGGCTACCCGCAGAACTGGTCTCTGCGCGCGGGGTCCGAGGTGCTTCGGCTGCCGCGGTAAGGGGATGTGTGGCTCCTGTGCTCTCTCGGGCGTTTTCCAGTtcggggcagggcaggagccgCTCCCGGCGCGGCGCGGGCGGTTTGTCCCCGCCCGGGATCTGCAGAGCGGTTCCTTAGTGTCGGGGTGCCGGTCCCCACGTGaactgctgcagggctgctttggGGAACCGGGAGACTGAGCCTTTTGTTAGAGCGGGAGAGCGGCCCCAGGCGGGACAGGGAAGTTTGGTTAACGGCAGATTGAGAattcctcctgtccctgcaggtaGGAGGTTGACGTGAGTGTGACCCGCGGTGTTGATCCCCTGCAAACTGGACGTGGGGAGAATCTGTAAACGGACTTGCTGGAGCAAGGGGAGGCTGGGATCCTGCCATGGTAAGTGGGATAAAGTATGATGCTGCCTGTGAAATCCCAATGTGATGCTCTGGCACCTCTGTTGGGAAGCTGGATGGGCTGTGCTCGCCAGTGTCTCTCCAGTTGTATGGATCTCAGTGGTTCCTCTGTGTCTCACAGGCCACTTTCTGAACAGTGTGGCTTTGTGGCTCCTTGTGGGATTCTCTGAAGGAACCTTCCTCTGGCATTAGTGTTTTGAGAAAGTCCAGGTCagacttgctttgttttctaacGAGggaatttctctttctccataGGCTGCAAAACTCAAGAGAGATTTTGGCGGTATGTACACTTGCATGCTTCCCTTTTGCTGTGCATGGGTGCTTTGATCTGCTGGGAATGTGTGGGACAGAGGAGGAGGACGCTGCGATCAGGTAGCAGTCCTGGCTACTGAAACATTCATGTTCCTTGTCTGAAAGCTGCAGCTGAGTGCATAGTGTCGTTCCTGAACCAGGATATTCACCTACCTCTCACATCCAGTGGATTTGCTTCTGGGCTCTtgtattcctttcttgtgagcTTTCCCAAATCCAGGGGAGAAtgcatgcatttatttcagttcttcccTTCACCTGTTCCCCAACTGCTTGCAGCCCCTGACACTGAAGCAGAGCTTTCACGGTTGCCCAGGGTCTCTGGGGCACACAGATTCCATGCTGCCGGTGGGCAGCAACTCACGGAATGGAGCACAGCTGGCTCGCTTGATAAAGAAACCCTGTTTCTGACTAACTGAAGCTGGATCTTTTATCTGCAACATACAGGGGCTGTAATTGTGAGGGGGGGTtgaagcagagagcagagcgGAGAGCAGGATTTCCCAGAGTCAGAGGCCACTGAATAGGTTGGATGTCAGTTTGGGGAGGCAAAGTAAAGGTTGTCTCTGATTATAAGACTCTGTGGTCCATGAGAAGACAGCAAATCCCCCTTTGGAGTGCCTGGGCCAGGATTATGCCTGTGTCTAATATCCTAATCTCTCcctgttttgtttccagatgAAGCCCCTGCTAAACCCACCAGAGCTTCCCAGCTGGGTGGAAGGGCCCAGAGCACTAGCGTGCAGGCCAGCAAGAAGTGAGTGCTTTTCAGACACAGCCTCTCCCACTTTGAGATCTCTCTGTGctccccaggtccttctgccCTGCCCCGTCCTTAGCTTCTCCTTTGCCTGGGAAAGCAAGTTGTCTGTGATGCGTTTGGGAGCTGGGAGCACAGAGCCTGAAGCTTTCCTGCATGGGTTGAGTTCCCCCAGCCCTGTCCATCTTCTGTAAATCTCCCTTATAACAAGTGACGCTTAAATACAGCAGTCCTAGTGATGCCATCTCTCATCCTGGTGCTATTTGAAATGCATTGTCCATGTTATGTGGTTCGGCTGCTGGGTGTGCCCATCTggtcccttccttctcccacccctgTGTCTCCCTGTGCCCTCGCCAAGTCCTGGTGCGGTGCTGCTGACCACCAGGCTTGTGTCACAGGTCCTTTCTGAAGGATGATTTCATCAGCAAACTCCCTGCAGAGGACACCGGAGCTGCAGAGGTAAGCCCAAATTCGGGGAAGGAGCCTGGGTGTCCTGAGGGCTGGATCTGAGCTGAGCCAAGCTTGCCCTGGTGTCATCCCGTCCGAGTCAGTGGGATATCAGGGATGATCCGTGAAGGCAGCTGAAGAGATAACCCCTTTCTGGCATCACTGTGGGGTGGGTGAGTGGGTGGCTGGTGGGAGGAGGGCTTCCAGGTGCTCTGGATGACACGGATCGAAGCCAGGGCACCCATTGGATAAAGTGTCATAGGAAGTACCCTCAGCTAAAGCAAAGTCCTTGGATGTTCCTAACACTGATCCCAGAGGCAAGCAGGATGTCAGCAGAGGCATCGAGGCACGGGGGGGTTTCAGTGAGGACACCACAAGGAGGTCGTCATGTGTTCTTCCGTCtcataaaatgaggaaaagcaggGGCTGGAGCAAGGGATGAGGGGTTTCTGAAGTGTGCTCATCTCTGATCTCTCCCCTCCCTGGCACGCAGGGATCCGGTGCCTCCGACGCGGACacacaggctgtgctgcagaccCTGAAGGTGAGCGCATCAGCATCCCCACCTCGCCCCCAGCAGCGCTGCAGCCTTGGCCTCTGGCCTCCAAAGGGAGGAGCAGCTCTCACCCTGTGCCTCTCCTTGTCCTCTTGCTTTGCAGGATATAGAGGAGATGGAAGCCTATCTCTTGGGAATATCGAAACCCAGTTCTGGGCCACGGAAGACAAGCGTGAAAGGTGCTGGGAAGCACGACTCCTTGGAAGGAGCTGGGAAACCACCAACTCatgaaaaaggtaaaaatgagGTCCTACTCTTCTTTCACAGCCTGGTTGCAAATGAGCAAGGATTATTTTCATCTGGGATAGGAAACAAAAAGCGGATTTGTTCTCTAAAATCCGTTTCCTGATCCCTTTTGGGTGAATGTTATCCTGGTCATGAGTGGTCCCTTGGGTGATCCCTGGCCCAGACTCTTTGCCATGCTGCAATAACatcactgacagcagcagcagcagcaacggCCGCACGGCTGTCTCCCACCAAACACCGCTGCCCATTCCCCGgtacagcaaagcatttctgatgTGGGCTGCGAGGAAGGAGAGCTGCAAGGACTGCATTTAAGATATGCTCCTCCCTGAAGTGCCCTGCTCTTCCCAggcctttttctcctttgcttgcCAGGAGGCCCCTGCAGAGGGATTCCCACCAGGTAGGGCTGTAGGGGCACTCTGTGTCACAGTATGGGCTTTTAGAGGGCTGCCACCCAAAGAGTGACCTGCAGCCAGGTGGAGGGGGGCGTCTCTGCCCAGACTTGTCTCTGAGCGCTGTGGCCTCTCCTTCCAGGAGAGCCTGCGCCTGCAAGGGAGGAGAAGCCACTGTCATCCCCTGCTGCTTCCCGACAGTACAAGAAATTTAACTTAAATCTCACTTCACGTCAGCATAAAGATGTGTGGGGGCAGCTGCAGGCTCTGCCCTTGCTTTCTGCCTGTGGCTTGCCCCCTCTGTTAACTGAAACCTTGGCTGGTTAATGAGAAAGAGTCCTCCCCACCTGCCATGCCAGTGCAAATCTAATCCCGTAAAGgtgactgaaagagaaaaaaaatgacagctctTTGAGGCTGTCCCCATGACGGAGCTGGGGGATGAGTCCTGagcatgtttgctttttcacctgTGCTTTGGTTTTCAATGACTCCGTAGCACTTGGATACCTTTGGATCAAAGGGCAATCTGTCCCACTTCCAAGCAGGGAGTCTGGCGTCCTGACAGCTGGGGTCTGGTTGTCAAAGCCTGCACTGTAATCAAGATCCATATCTGTTAAAATCACTAATGGACTGTAGGGGATCTAGGTGGGCTTTTTTCTCCAGGGTATCACACAGGTCCCTACAAAACCTACGTTCGTGGCTTTGGGCTCCTGTCCCCTCATGCACATGGCGGGGAGCGGTGCTTGGCTTTGCTCAGAACAGTTCTAAATGttgattttgttggttttgttttattttggtggttGTTAGTATAATTCACTTCTCCTGCCCCTATGGGGTGATTCTCAAATTCACGTGATCCTTTGGTAGAACACTTATCTGATGAGGAGCGGGATGCTCCCAACAAGCCAGCCCCAACAGGTGCTAAAAGCATCTCTGAGAGAAAACCAGAGCGGAGCAAAGAGAAGGGTAAACAGGGCTGCTCAATGCATCCTCTTTGTATTAAATGAATCAGCAGCCTGGATTAGTTTGTGTGATGTCCAAACATTAAACTGAAAGCCACATAGTTGCATCTTTTGTTAAACAGTATGGTCGCTTGTGGTAATGGGGTTCATTGCAACGCAGCTCACTGGGTGCTTCCTATTTCCTGTGTACCCCAGGTTACAGAACAGACCTTTCTTttctgggaatgggggctcaTATCTTACCTTTGATCTCATCCAGCCCATTTTACACGCTGCTAAATGAGAACAAGTTTTCTCGATCAGGATTGGGGTGGGTGAGAGCATCACTAGTCCACACCAAAGCCCAGCTGGGGCACCTCCGGATTGGATCCAGCTGCATTGTGGCTGTGTTACAGGCCCTCAGCCCTCttgttcctgcagcaggaatgCCAGTGGGTCTGATAGTCCCCTAAAATCACCATTCACTCCAAGAAACCCACACTGCTGCAGAGAGGGATGCAAGTAGCTGGTGGGTTAGAGCAAGGACTAAGGCACATCGCTGCAGCGGGACCTGTTAGGGGGTGGGAGCCAGGAACAATCTCACTGGAAACTTGTGAGCTAGAAAGCTCCTTGAGTAAAACCCTGCTGTGAGCGACACCCAGCAGTGTCCCGTCAGTGGGTGTGTGGCTGCAGACCAGGCAGTGGTGCACTGTCACTTTGTCACTTGCTGTGACATTTGGTTACTGAAAAAAGTTGTTTAGAAATAATGTTGTTAAAGGACCTGAGAGATaagagcaggcagggctgctttGATCTGTTGCTAAAAACTCAACCCCTCCTGCTCAAACCCTGCCACGTGTGACCCATCCACAGAGCCACCCCAGACACCCCTGCACACCGCGACCCCtgtccagaggaggaggaggcaggagctcACGCTTGAAGAGGATGGTGACGACCTGCTGAATGCGCTGGGGCTTGGCAGTGGTCTGAAAGGAGATgggcagcagggaaagaaggCCGGAGAGTAAGTGCAATGAAAAGACAGTGGGAGTAAAGCAGGGGAGGGCTTGTGTGTTTTGATGGTGCCACCATGCTGAGTTGGGGCTGCTGGAGCCCCTGGGTCCCAGAAATGTGCAAAGCGGGCTTGTTTGCTAGAGCACCCTGGCAAAGGGGCAGCCCTGCCTCTTGGACAAACCCATCTGCCACTGTGTCCCCAACAGAGAGGAGCTGCGGCCAGCCCGCTCCAAGCTGGACGAGTTGCTGGGACGAGGCTCCATGGCCAAAGTCCTGGAACAGTCAGTCATGGGAAACCGTAAAGAGTTCCAACTGGGTAAGAAGTACCAAAAGCAGCCAGGTGAGCACAGCCAGGGATGCTGAGCGGGCCTACAGAGGTGGCAGCACTCGCCGGGGAGAACGGGATTGGTTTCTGATGCCCTTGCAGGTGAAAGACTCTTTCTGTGGTGTGGGCAGGGTTGCTGAGGGGCTCCTGGTGAGCGCAGGGGCAAGGAGACTGATGCAAAAGTGGTGTCCTCTGCCCTTGAGGCAGCCTGGGAGCGTTCGCACCGTAGCCATAACTCAATTGCCTCCTGTCATGGGCTGATTCCCAATAAAAAGGCACTTTTCCCAGCTACACTGTGTTTTCCCAGAGACAGTGATCCCTGTGGGAAttgcaggggaggaggagagctggTGTCTTTACAGCTGGCTGCTCCTCTGGGTGCTAACTCCAGGCTGCTTGtctgagcagagaaggaagagggttGTAAGGAGGAGGATTTTGTCTTTGGAGCTTACCAGCCCTCAGTGGCCTCCACAGTGAAGCACCGGCCAGCGAGGAGGCCGTCTGTAAGGTACGATGCTGCGTGTGTCTGCTCTGGCCACGGTGCCCCTGCAGTGGAGAGGGCGAGGTTCCCTCACGGATGGGGTCCACTTGCAGGGAGGTGTGAGACAACCTCCTGCAAGGAGAGGCATTCAGCCGAGAACAGCAGGGAACCAAAACCAGAACCATgctccaaaccccctcctctgaGCAGGAGCTCCCGCAGAGCTGTGCTGGATCAGTGCACCCCCACGGGCTCCCACTGTGCTCCTCATTCCTGCCTTCATTCCCCCTTCACTCCTCTTAGTTCCAGGCAAACCACCTTCTCCGGTTTGGGTTTACACTGACACAGGTTCAGACTCGTGCAATGAATGGGACTCAGAAGCGAATTGCAGACATGCAGCTGCATTTAAAGGGCAGGAGGTGTGAGCCAGAGCAGACGCTGTCCAGGGAAAGGGAATGGGCTCTCCCACATAGAGTGCTTTTTGCTTGCAGGCAGAC from Cuculus canorus isolate bCucCan1 unplaced genomic scaffold, bCucCan1.pri scaffold_71_arrow_ctg1, whole genome shotgun sequence includes:
- the LOC128850785 gene encoding uncharacterized protein LOC128850785 isoform X1, producing the protein MPPIPKSSPLGCILMHWKEGQFGQEMQKRKLVEYCNVWWTQYDLEGQVLWPENGTLDYSIILQLMQFCRHEGKWDEIPYVELFFILRGKEEWKKACGIMVVSTKSDEQCKGCVTEKKCMKCLAVENALQHKEDDDFDLLVAPSAPPAPRDTGVKGDGEDEVEIEEQEYSTTPVSHRTRQRDIQVRQQAPSAILAPLRQGVGAEGPVYVKVPFTPGDLMLWKQSAGTYRENPSKVARVVKMILKTQNPDWDDIQVLLDTLMDSTEKEMVLRTARERVREDSRQGIVTGTVDQNFPTEDPMWDYNTARGMSNLRRYQEWIVVEVQNAMPKTINWSKLYNVRQEKTESPSVFLERLKEVARKYTDLDAETEQAKVQLALIFLGQSQDAIRKKLQKREGAELRDLDGLLETAWEVYNNRERESSQRQQRHLLAVMQRRGQHNPAGRDSRKLFAFEWENPHNGRKMQLTWTRLPQGFKNSPTLFGNQLAKELESWTMQEKFQLPKQVAIMHCKAHQGGDSKIAEGNALADRTARRIARQVSNMMALIPTKVSPLQNYLTQKPKYSEEDEKLARLLKAQLGSDGWYLTATGQVIVPTTIMRTVLQTEHQKCHWGAEALVAYLKRSIISTRMLTMARSINSKCEICLRNNPVVRKGIEMGHIRVGMEPGDYWQIDFVELPKSQGYRYLLVGVDTFSGWPEAFPCRTNQETVKWLLREIIPRFGVPLGLSSDRGQHFVATIVQEVSRMLGISWNLHTPWIPQSSGQVEKMNQTIKRQISKICQEAKIQWPQALPIALLRIRIKPRSGMTVSPYEILFGKPYEAPQPNLNVHIKGNQDVYNYVLSLSRTLT
- the LOC128850785 gene encoding uncharacterized protein LOC128850785 isoform X5; amino-acid sequence: MPPIPKSSPLGCILMHWKEGQFGQEMQKRKLVEYCNVWWTQYDLEGQVLWPENGTLDYSIILQLMQFCRHEGKWDEIPYVELFFILRGKEEWKKACGIMVVSTKSDEQCKGCVTEKKCMKCLAVENALQHKEDDDFDLLVAPSAPPAPRDTGVKGDGEDEVEIEEQEYSTTPVSHRTRQRDIQVRQQAPSAILAPLRQGVGAEGPVYVKVPFTPGDLMLWKQSAGTYRENPSKVARVVKMILKTQNPDWDDIQVLLDTLMDSTEKEMVLRTARERVREDSRQGIVTGTVDQNFPTEDPMWDYNTARGMSNLRRYQEWIVVEVQNAMPKTINWSKLYNVRQEKTESPSVFLERLKEVARKYTDLDAETEQAKVQLALIFLGQSQDAIRKKLQKREGAELRDLDGLLETAWEVYNNRERESSQRQQRHLLAVMQRRGQHNPAGREL
- the LOC128850785 gene encoding uncharacterized protein LOC128850785 isoform X4, encoding MPPIPKSSPLGCILMHWKEGQFGQEMQKRKLVEYCNVWWTQYDLEGQVLWPENGTLDYSIILQLMQFCRHEGKWDEIPYVELFFILRGKEEWKKACGIMVVSTKSDEQCKGCVTEKKCMKCLAVENALQHKEDDDFDLLVAPSAPPAPRDTGVKGDGEDEVEIEEQEYSTTPVSHRTRQRDIQVRQQAPSAILAPLRQGVGAEGPVYVKVPFTPGDLMLWKQSAGTYRENPSKVARVVKMILKTQNPDWDDIQVLLDTLMDSTEKEMVLRTARERVREDSRQGIVTGTVDQNFPTEDPMWDYNTARGMSNLRRYQEWIVVEVQNAMPKTINWSKLYNVRQEKTESPSVFLERLKEVARKYTDLDAETEQAKVQLALIFLGQSQDAIRKKLQKREGAELRDLDGLLETAWEVYNNRERESSQRQQRHLLAVMQRRGQHNPAGRVEL
- the LOC128850785 gene encoding uncharacterized protein LOC128850785 isoform X2 produces the protein MPPIPKSSPLGCILMHWKEGQFGQEMQKRKLVEYCNVWWTQYDLEGQVLWPENGTLDYSIILQLMQFCRHEGKWDEIPYVELFFILRGKEEWKKACGIMVVSTKSDEQCKGCVTEKKCMKCLAVENALQHKEDDDFDLLVAPSAPPAPRDTGVKGDGEDEVEIEEQEYSTTPVSHRTRQRDIQVRQQAPSAILAPLRQGVGAEGPVYVKVPFTPGDLMLWKQSAGTYRENPSKVARVVKMILKTQNPDWDDIQVLLDTLMDSTEKEMVLRTARERVREDSRQGIVTGTVDQNFPTEDPMWDYNTARGMSNLRRYQEWIVVEVQNAMPKTINWSKLYNVRQEKTESPSVFLERLKEVARKYTDLDAETEQAKVQLALIFLGQSQDAIRKKLQKREGAELRDLDGLLETAWEVYNNRERESSQRQQRHLLAVMQRRGQHNPAGRDSRKLFAFEWENPHNGRKMQLTWTRLPQGFKNSPTLFGNQLAKELESWTMQEKFQELQHSEQK
- the LOC128850785 gene encoding uncharacterized protein LOC128850785 isoform X3, which encodes MPPIPKSSPLGCILMHWKEGQFGQEMQKRKLVEYCNVWWTQYDLEGQVLWPENGTLDYSIILQLMQFCRHEGKWDEIPYVELFFILRGKEEWKKACGIMVVSTKSDEQCKGCVTEKKCMKCLAVENALQHKEDDDFDLLVAPSAPPAPRDTGVKGDGEDEVEIEEQEYSTTPVSHRTRQRDIQVRQQAPSAILAPLRQGVGAEGPVYVKVPFTPGDLMLWKQSAGTYRENPSKVARVVKMILKTQNPDWDDIQVLLDTLMDSTEKEMVLRTARERVREDSRQGIVTGTVDQNFPTEDPMWDYNTARGMSNLRRYQEWIVVEVQNAMPKTINWSKLYNVRQEKTESPSVFLERLKEVARKYTDLDAETEQAKVQLALIFLGQSQDAIRKKLQKREGAELRDLDGLLETAWEVYNNRERESSQRQQRHLLAVMQRRGQHNPAGRDSRKLFAFEWENPHNGRKMQLTWTRLPQGFKNSPTLFGNQLAKELESWTMQEKFQQPS